Proteins co-encoded in one Marmota flaviventris isolate mMarFla1 chromosome 9, mMarFla1.hap1, whole genome shotgun sequence genomic window:
- the LOC114099994 gene encoding olfactory receptor 5B2-like, whose product MENRTEVTHFILLGLTKDPGLQLPLFVTFLLIYTITLAGNLGMILLILLDSHLHTPMYFFLGNLSLVDICYSSAVTPTVMGGLLPGDEVISYNACAAQMFFFTGFVTVENYLLSSMAYDRYAAVCKPLHYTTTMTTHVCVCLVLGCYVCGFLSASIYIGDTFSLSFCMFNVVHHFFCDIPAVMALSCSGRQVNELVLVFVASFVIFFGLIVILISYIFIFITILKMRSGAGHRKAMSTCASHFTAVSILYSTVIFMYLKPSSSHSMDSDKIVSVFYTMIIPMLNPVVYSLRNKEVKIAFSKIVLEAK is encoded by the coding sequence ATGGAGAACAGGACAGAAGTGACACACTTCATCCTGCTGGGACTGACCAAGGACCCAGGTCTGCAGCTTCCCCTCTTTGTGACCTTCCTCCTCATCTACACTATCACTCTGGCTGGGAACCTGGGGATGATCCTGCTGATTCTTTTGGACTCCCATCTCCATActcccatgtactttttcctggGTAACCTGTCTCTGGTGGACATTTGCTACTCTTCGGCTGTCACTCCTACAGTCATGGGTGGGCTTCTTCCTGGAGATGAAGTCATCTCCTACAATGCTTGTGCTGCTCAGATGTTCTTTTTTACAGGTTTTGTTACTGTGGAAAATTACCTCTTATCCTCAATGGCCTATGATCGCTATGCAGCAGTGTGCAAGCCCTTGCACTACACCACCACCATGAcaacacatgtgtgtgtgtgtctagtatTAGGTTGCTATGTCTGTGGATTTTTGAGTGCCTCCATCTATATTGGGGACACATTCAGTCTTTCATTCTGTATGTTCAATGTGGTCCATCATTTCTTCTGTGATATTCCAGCAGTCATGGCTCTCTCTTGTTCTGGTAGACAAGTGAATGAGCTGGTTCTTGTTTTTGTAGCCAGTTTTGTTATCTTTTTTGGTCTGATTGTTATCTTAATATCctacatattcatttttatcaCTATCCTAAAGATGCGCTCAGGTGCAGGACATAGGAAGGCTATGTCTACCTGTGCCTCCCACTTCACTGCAGTCTCCATTTTGTACAGCACTGTTATCTTCATGTATTTAAAGCCCAGCTCCAGTCATTCTATGGACAGTGACAAAattgtttctgtgttttataCTATGATCATCCCCATGCTCAACCCTGTGGTCTACAGTCTGAGGAATAAGGAGGTCAAGATTGCATTCTCAAAGATTGTTTTGGAGGCAAAATAA
- the LOC114099997 gene encoding olfactory receptor 5B3-like — MENRTEVTHFILLGLTKEPGLQLPLFVTFLLIYTITLAGNLGMILLIVLDSRLHTPMYFFLGNLSLVDLCYSSAVTPTVMAGLLPGDEVISYGACVAQMFFFTGFATVENFLLASMAYDRYAAVCKPLHYTTTMTTRVCIGLIVGCYVCGFLSASVYTGNTFILSFCKTNVVHHFFCDIPAVMALSCSDRQVNGLILIYVASFNIFVALLVILISYILIFITILKMRSGAGHQKAMSTCASHFTAISIFYGTIIFMYLQPRSSHSLDTAKITSVFYTLVIPMLNPMVYSLRNKEVKKAFTKIVLEGK; from the coding sequence ATGGAGAACAGGACAGAAGTGACACACTTCATCCTGCTGGGACTGACCAAGGAGCCAGGTCTTCAGCTTCCCCTCTTTGTGACCTTCCTCCTCATCTACACCATCACTCTGGCTGGGAACCTGGGGATGATCCTGTTGATTGTCTTGGACTCCCGTCTCCACActcccatgtactttttcctggGTAACCTGTCTCTGGTGGACTTGTGCTACTCTTCAGCTGTCACTCCCACGGTCATGGCTGGGCTTCTTCCTGGAGATGAGGTCATCTCCTATGGTGCTTGTGTTGCACAGATGTTCTTTTTTACAGGTTTTGCTACTGTGGAAAATTTCCTGCTGGCCTCAATGGCCTATGATCGCTATGCAGCAGTGTGCAAGCCCCTGCACTACACCACCACCATGACGACACGTGTGTGTATTGGGCTGATCGTAGGCTGCTATGTCTGTGGCTTTTTGAGTGCCTCAGTCTACACGGGGAACACATTCATTCTCTCTTTCTGCAAGACCAATGTGGTCCATCATTTTTTCTGTGATATTCCAGCAGTTATGGCTCTCTCTTGCTCTGATAGACAGGTCAATGGGTTGATTCTTATTTATGTAGCCAGCTTCAATATTTTTGTTGCTCTCCTTGTTATCTTAATTTcctatatattgatttttatcacCATCCTGAAGATGCGCTCAGGTGCAGGACACCAGAAGGCTATGTCCACCTGTGCCTCCCACTTCACTGCCATTTCTATTTTCTATGGTACAATTATCTTCATGTATTTACAGCCCAGATCCAGCCATTCACTGGATACTGCCAAAATCACATCTGTATTCTACACTTTGGTCATTCCAATGTTGAACCCTATGGTCTACAGCCTACGGAACAAAGAGGTAAAGAAGGCTTTCACAAAGATTGTCCTGGAgggaaaataa